GTCAGTTCAGGGGCGGTCTTCTTCATTATGCCGAGTATCTCTATCTCGTAGCGGCTCTTCACGGCATGGTCTTTCTTTGCCTCTTCGCCCTCGATCGGAAGCTCTATGGAGACGGAGTCTCCGGGGACCTTGCCTACGATGGCTTCGACCACTTCAGGGCGCATCGTATCGGCTCCGAGGAATATCTCCGTCTTCTGTCCCTCTTCCGCCTTCTTCTCGCTGCCGTCCTCGTAATAGACGAATGTATCATATTTGACCGAGGCGTAATCATCCTTCGTCAGCGGGCGGTCCTCATATGTGGGGACTACTTCGGCGCGGCTTTCGACGATGCGCTTCACCTGCTCCTCGACCATCTCGTCCGTCGTCTCATAGACCGTCTTTTCAACTTCTATCTCTTCAAGGTCCGGCAGATCGAACTGCGGAGTAACTTCAAACTTCACCGTGACCTCGAAGTCCTCGCCGTCTTTGATCTCTCCCGGTTTTACTTCTGGTTCGGTGATGAGCTTAAGCTCGTATTCCTCTATCATTTTATCGATCGCGTCGGGAATGAGGTTCTCGATCGTCTCGGCGTATACGGATTCTTTAGGGAAATAAAGCTCGAGGGTCCGGCGCGGGATCTTTCCCTTGCGGAAGCCCTTTATATTGGCCTGTTTGGATATCTTCTTATAAGTGCTTTCGACGGCTTTCGTCACCTCTTCGGCGGTGAACTGTGCCTTGGCCTCAACGAGGTTCTTTTCCTGCGAAAGTATTTCGGTCTTCAATTTATTTTTCCCCTTTCAAATTATTACAGCGCTCTATGTTTAACCATAGCATTTTACCATAACAAACTAATTTCCACACATAGATATTGTGGAAAATTTTCAAAATATGTGCCAATTCACTAAAAACGGCCTGAAGCCGCCGCGGCTTCCCGTATCGCCGGCATGGTTCCGCATCTGCCAGGAGATGTCAGAGTAATTCCGGCAAAAGCGCGGAGGCCGCTGATGTGCAACGCGCACAAATATATCACAGCGGGCTGAAGATGAAAAGCGGCATTTTTCCGGCGCCGTTTTGTCGGTCTTTCTTCCGGTATCAGCCGATCCCTCCGGGAATTACGATGCCGAGCACGAATACCAGCGCGGTCAGCACGCAGTATACATACTTGCTGAGCGGATATATCCAGGCCGGCAGCGGTTCGCGGCGTCCCTTCTGAAGCTCTTCGCAGACATATTTTTTGCCGAAGACCCAGAAAAACATGATGCCCGCCAGGCCAGCTCCGAGAGGGCATACATAGATGGATACGAAATCCATCCAGCCGCCGACGATACCCTGGATGCAGGTGGAGACAACTATGCCCGTGCCGGCGACGCAGAGGCAGCTCTGAAGGCGGCTTAGCCCGAGCTTTTCCTGCAGCGTCGCGATCGGCGTCTCGTAGAGGTTTATCAGCGAAGAGACGCCCGCGAATGTGACGGCGACAAAGAATATTATCACGATCAGCGGGCCGCCCGGCATACTTTTGAAAAGGTTGGGCAGCGCGACGAACATCAGTCCCGGGCCGCCTGAATTCAACTGCGCGCCGGTGGTGGCGATGGCGGGAATGATTACGAGCGCGGCAAGCATCGAGGCGATCGTGTCAAAGACGGCGACATTGCGCGCCGAATAAAGAACGTCCTCCTTATCGCTGAGATAAGAACCATAGATCAGAGTGCCGTTCCCGGCGACCGATAAAGAAAAGAAAGACTGCCCCATCGCGTATATCCAGGTCATCGGGTCACAGAGCCCTTTGGGATCGATGGTGAATATGTACCGATATCCGTTTGCGGCGCCGTCCTGAAAGAATACGTAAACTCCGAGGCCGACGAACAGCAGAAAGAAGAGCGGCATCATAATGCCGTTGGCCCTCTCGATCCCGCCGCCTATTCCCATGATGAGGATAAAAAAGGTCACGGCGACGGCTGCCAACTGCCATAGATTGTTGCCGAAGGCGACGGCCATGCCGCCGAACATCGCCCCGAACGCCTCGGGAGAGG
The window above is part of the Cloacibacillus evryensis DSM 19522 genome. Proteins encoded here:
- the tig gene encoding trigger factor, with product MKTEILSQEKNLVEAKAQFTAEEVTKAVESTYKKISKQANIKGFRKGKIPRRTLELYFPKESVYAETIENLIPDAIDKMIEEYELKLITEPEVKPGEIKDGEDFEVTVKFEVTPQFDLPDLEEIEVEKTVYETTDEMVEEQVKRIVESRAEVVPTYEDRPLTKDDYASVKYDTFVYYEDGSEKKAEEGQKTEIFLGADTMRPEVVEAIVGKVPGDSVSIELPIEGEEAKKDHAVKSRYEIEILGIMKKTAPELTDELVAEITQSKHKTVDDFKEEIRKQLQTAAENQSKENLKDTIVNKISGLVEVEIPQTLVDRQKDSIKKQQAERIKRENNMTMDDFFEKSGMSKEGYDTELETAARNIVKRALVLEAVAEANDIEWTPDELTQEIASIARMSGIDPKKLQDYVYGDRDRLFEMAEKIRNRKTLDYLVTAVKVTEVPEKKAEETVEKEAE
- a CDS encoding sodium-dependent transporter, translating into MADERKARDGFISKWGFILACIGSAVGMGNIWMFPQRVSRYGGGTFLIPYFIFVFLIASSGVTGEMAFGRGTRSGPMGAFKKAVESRGWSGRAGEAVGIIPVLGSLALAIGYTVVVGWIFRYTFGAFSGATLAPASPEAFGAMFGGMAVAFGNNLWQLAAVAVTFFILIMGIGGGIERANGIMMPLFFLLFVGLGVYVFFQDGAANGYRYIFTIDPKGLCDPMTWIYAMGQSFFSLSVAGNGTLIYGSYLSDKEDVLYSARNVAVFDTIASMLAALVIIPAIATTGAQLNSGGPGLMFVALPNLFKSMPGGPLIVIIFFVAVTFAGVSSLINLYETPIATLQEKLGLSRLQSCLCVAGTGIVVSTCIQGIVGGWMDFVSIYVCPLGAGLAGIMFFWVFGKKYVCEELQKGRREPLPAWIYPLSKYVYCVLTALVFVLGIVIPGGIG